GTTTGATTGACCGGCCTTTTTCTATTGGATTGTAATCAGTGAATAGTCAGGGATGGATCGCCATTCGTGCGATCTGGAATATTGGACGCATTGCCGGTCAATGCGTCGAGACGGGACACACGCTGATAAAATGCTTCGCTGCGTTCCATCAGTTCGACCAAATGTTCCGACAAACCCTTCAACGTGCGTTCGTCATTGCTGAACAGGACAGAACGCTGATCCAGCCGGTATTCATCGAGAAATTCTTCCATCTCGATCTCACCTTCATGAACTGCTCTGCGCGCTAAAAACCACGTCATAAGGTTTATCACCCTTGAAGTGAGCCGGGTTGTTTCCAGCGTCGTGCAGAGTTGCTCTGCGATGCCTAAGGAGGCACTATCAATTTTTTCTTCAAAGGCAATGTAGTCGCGCGATTCGATCAAAAGATCCATCGCTTCTTCAAAGGTTTTTGAGAAAATTTTGGGTGCGCCCTGTTCCTGCATTTTGTGCTCCCTACGCTTTACGCTTAATGGCACTTCGGATCCTAGCGGTTCCCAGCGCCCTCCAACTCTTCGAAAAGATTAACAGTTTCTTAACAAGAAATAAACCGCTCGGAGAGCAGATTCACGAAAAAAGTTCGTAATTAATAATGAATATCAATGTGTTAACCATATTTCACCGCG
The nucleotide sequence above comes from Rhodospirillales bacterium. Encoded proteins:
- a CDS encoding DUF1465 family protein, which codes for MQEQGAPKIFSKTFEEAMDLLIESRDYIAFEEKIDSASLGIAEQLCTTLETTRLTSRVINLMTWFLARRAVHEGEIEMEEFLDEYRLDQRSVLFSNDERTLKGLSEHLVELMERSEAFYQRVSRLDALTGNASNIPDRTNGDPSLTIH